The Juglans regia cultivar Chandler chromosome 6, Walnut 2.0, whole genome shotgun sequence genome contains the following window.
tatataaaataactatactaatatatagctatattaatagtctaatataaactatagttatagttatactaatatagttataataaattaaactcactataactaatattaatatatagttatactaatagtctaatattaatactattatatagtccaatataatatatagctatactaatatataactaatactaatagtctaatatagactatagttatagttatactaatatagttatactaaatcactataactaatactaatatatagctaatactcatatatagctatactaatagtctaatattaatactattatatagctataactaatactaatatatatactaatacaaatagtctaatatagactatatttatactaaatcactataactaatactatactatagtattagatataaatcactataaaaaaaattttttagtaggttaaatcactataacaaaatatatataactatatatagtcataataaattaaactcactataacaaatactaatatatagttattctaatcactatagttaatactaatatatatactagtactaatagtctaatatagactataattatacttatattaatatagttatactaaatcactatgactaatagtaatatatagctatactaatagcctaacattaatactattatatagcccaatatatcatataactataactaatacagatatatatactaatagtctaatattaatactattatatagtctaatatattagtttataactaatactaatatttattctaatactaatagtttaatatagactatagttataataatatagttatactaaatcactatcattaattctaatatatagctatactaatagtctaataataatatatagtctaatatattatatagttataactaatactaatatttattataatactaatagtctaatatagactataattattcaaaattactGATATAGTTATAGATCGTATAAGGGTTTAGTCtaattagactattagtaataattttgttattattactaAACGGCATCATTGCACCTCCAGTCTCCCAAACCCTAAGACTCGTCCAtctcttcctcactctctcactctgcCTCGCAGCCTCTCTGCATCTCTGCCCTCTCATGCGACCACGGACCACGCCTTTGCACTGTGTACTTCTCATCGTCGCCCCCTCAGCCTGAGTCCTCCCCCCTCTTGTCGTCTCCCCCTAAAAAACACAGACTTGCTCTCTCGCCATTGCACCTCCCCTCACGGCCTCACCTCTCGAGCCATTCCCGTTGCACACACAGCCCCTCGACCCCTCTCTCAACGCTGTGCTgccctctctatctctcaccATCTCACGTAGCCGGCAACCCCTCTCTCACGTCTCTCTGTCTTTGAcggtaatttttcttggaacAATCTCGGATGTGTATAAGATTTTTAATCCCCGTTGGTTTAATTGTTATGGGAACTTTTTTGCTTCAAAGGTTTATTGGTTAAATGGGAACTTTAGACATCTTTGAGAATTTTCATCTAGGCATTGCTCGTTGGACTTAATTCCTATACAATTTTGTGCATCTTTCTTTGAGGTCAGGATTGTTTAGACATATGCTTCCAGTTGTTAAAAGAAAGCAGAACAGAGAAACTATTTTACTTTGGGTTGTCGATTTCAAACACAACAAAGAAAGTCTAATACTTCCAAGTTGAGTGAGACTCTTACGTCTGCAATGATATGGTGGGTTGCGGACttcctaggtttttttttttctaaggaccACGTTAGCTTAAAGTTCTGTTTGTTATGTTTGATCAAGCATTTGAGTTGAATGAAAGCTTTCAAGTAGCTTTGCTCCATTGCCTTCAGTCCCATATATCTTGTCTGACTTCCAAAGATGAAATCTCCCATTTCTACCaagtcaaaaatgaaaaataaaacatctactgtattgtaaaaaaaacctACCTACCAGTTGGATGCCCTTTTGAAAGATTTATTTGCTCTCATACATAGATGGATTCAAGATCATTATTTGCCTAACATCATTAGTGaagatcattattttttataaacttactaaacatattatattcttttatggGAATTTGTGTTTCttaaatttactattattattcctttcttaaatcatttttttaaaaatttactaaacatataatttttttcaaaaggtttATGCAAATGTGGGGGCAAAGAGCAGCCTTTTACCTCTTAAGATAGGATACATTCCCAAGCATTGTATTAGACTCTCATCCATCAACAATACTGTTCCCCAAGAGCACCTGGTTTCATATATAGTGATGAATCTAATCTGTAATAATATTCTAGCTAGGTATCCTTAATTTGATGTAGTTTCAGATTCCATGCATTTGTCTTAAGCTattggtctctctctcacataTATTTGTTCCAAGTTCTACATTGCTAGCTACTTTCaatgcttctctctctcacaaatctcatgcattcactaaattaaaacttgaaaatcAGACCGAACCGGTAAAATTGAATGTATTAGTTTAGGGGATAATCGGTAcgtaatcaatttttaaaaatgcaaactggtacataccgattcggtcttaaattttgtccaaaaccagaccggaccgaacctgTTACACCCCTACTATTGATAACATAAACAAGCAAGAACACAATTTCTCCTCTCACAATTTGATCTGCAATGGATCATTAAGGGATAGAAACGCCATTTCACGACAGACGTGGCACTGCCATGAGTGGACATATGGTAGTGCCACGTtaccatttaaatattgtttgctTGATGGAAAATGTCAAAATGATACAATTATaacaattgatattttttttttaaataaaattatgaaaatatgattatttatttatgataattaaaattttattaaattaaaacaataacgTAAGAAGAGGTGAGATACCATATATAAAAGCTCCAATATAATAACTACAATGCTCAGATAGAGAGGGAGTTAAGTAAAAGTTGGTTTGTGGGATTTTTTGTGGTTAAAGCacttctcttttaaaaataatgaatattataaaaatatatattatatttaattaatgaagcATCTTATTATATTATCCTCAGGGAGTACTAGTGGACTGTTTATCTAAAGGACGGACAGGGGAGCTCATGTGGGGACTCGGAATACCCACATACGCGGTTTCTGAACAACCATATTTCTTGAAGTGCTTTAAATTTTGGCAGTAGTCTGCTTTAGTAGTGCTTTTAGATCGAACCAATCACTTTAAAGAGCATACAAAGTACGTCCCctgtaaattaaaaactcaattACAAGATGACTTCTTCCATGGCCTTCCAAGCACAAGCATGCATTACAAGGATGCTTGATAAGCCAACTTGCATCCATTCACACATAGTTCTGAACTAAACTTCTTCTGTGTAAAATAAACTTTGAATGCTTGATAACTACTAGACTTTCGAGATTTCTTAATGTGGGAGGATTGTAGATTTTATCACATTAAGTAAGCACCTACTCaacttcctttttatttttttaaagtggatCATTTCCACTATCAATATACAATAAACAACTAGGGATATTATCTAAGGGTAAACTTCTAAAAAGGTGATTGGTAGCTGCTCATTGCGCTATTGagtgcgcacatcgattttgagatcgatgaattttaacaaattttcaTCCTTCGGGATGATGAGAGATTATTGTAGCTTGATAAGCTGTTTTGATCGAAGATTTCACACTGAAGTGATTCTGCATAAAACCCATGCattacatttattaatttattgatttcaaaataattaacctTAAACTTATTTTTGACCCTTATCTGTATTTTGGTGCTGTTTCATAAATTGACCGTCCATACATCAATCAAATTTACGACACTTTAAGAAAGTTGCTTTTAACACATCTGACCCACTTGTTTGGTACTTttttctactatatatatatatatatttttgatgaaaaactgatctcattaatcaagtCAAACACTTACACTAGAACCATGTTGATACAAAGTAAAGAAATACAATTAAGCTCATTTCCTTAGTGACCAAAGGAAAAATACAGGTTGGACACATCTCAATCTCACAAATGTCTTCAATGCAGTCGAGTGCAGCCTTTGCAAGCATATGAGCTGCCATATTAGCCTCACGATATACATGTGAAGCAGACCAAGTAGCAGTcgaatttaagatatttttggcaTCTGTAATGAGACATCCACCCATGCTCCAGTTGGAATCATCTTGGTTCAAAAGATCCACTACCTGTTTTGAATCCCCCTCCAAGCATAATTGTCTTAAACCCAGATCCTTGCAAAAAACAGTTGCCATAAGGATTCCATAAGCTTCCGCATCAAAAGCATTGCCTCTTAGGGGTCTGTTAGCACCAAGAGCGCCTACCACAAGGCCTTGATGGTCTCTTATGATTACTCCTATACCAATTTTTCCTTCCCTCGATTGCATGGCTGCGTCCCAGTTAACTTTTAGGATCCCTACTGCAGGTTTTGTCCATCTATTAGCTCTTGCCAGAAACTTTGTGTTAAGACCATTTTTCTGTTGGAGGGACTCCTTGTGAGATGAAATTACTGTCCTGACCTGATCTCTGATTATCTGTGGATGTTTAAAACCTTTCCCATGCAAGCTGTCATTTCTTCTAGACCATATCACCCTCATTGTGACTGCAACTTCATCTAACTCCATTGGAGCAAGTGTGCCAACCAGGCTTGCCCAAACATTGAAAATCAAGTCACTTTGAAGAGATAATTTCTACACTTTCATTGGACCTTGGCACCACACGTCTCTTGCCCCTATACAGCCCCATAAGGCATGGCCAGAAGTCTCAGGTTCTTGGTTGCATATTAGACAGAGGTTGTCCTCTACTACCTTTCTCCTTTTAAGATTAGCCAGAGTGGGAAGGACCTCACTGCATGCTTTCCATATAAACATCTTGGTGGCACGAGGTACATTAAGTTTCCAAATTGTCTTCCACACTTGGCAGTCCCTTTTCTTGCGTGATGATTCCCCTTCTTGTTCTCTTTCCATATCTTTGCTGAGATGGTAACCACTTTTGACTGTGTATTTGTTATTCTGGGAGAACTGCCATATAAGTATGTCTTCTCTCCCCCCTAAACTAATGGGAATGGCTTTGATACCTTCTATTTCCTGAGGGGTGAACAATTCACAAAGGAGAGGTTCTTGCCATTGCTTCAGGTGGGGTTCAATAATATCACTAACCTTGTCACACCAGCAGTCTCCTTCTCGAGGAGTCAAGATCTTTTGGGCAGGTAGTGAGGGAATCCATCTATCTTGCCAAATGTTGATCTTCTGGCCATTTCCAACCCTCCATATGAGACCTTTCTTTAACAAAGTTAAGCTAGCATGAATGCCTCTCCATGCAAAGGAAGGCCTTGTCCCCAACTTTGCTTCAAGCAAATCTCCTTTGTTCAAATACTTTTGCTTTAACACTTGTGCCACTAGGGAtgttggattttgaagaatCCTCCATCCCTGTTTTGAAAGTAGAGCAAGGTTAAAACATCTTAGATCTCTAAAACCAAGGCCTCCCATTTCTTTGCTGCCACTAAGTTGCTTCCACTTAACCCATTGAATTTTGGAGGAATATTCATTGAAtccccaccagaatttcctAAGAATCTGATTTAACTTCCTGGTAATGGATACTGGTAACAGGAACATTCCCATTGCATAGGTGGGGATGGCTTGAAGGATTGCCTTGAGCAAAATGTCCTTTCCTGCTGCAGATAGAAACTTAGTCCTCCAGTTAGAGACTCGAGTCCAGGTTCTATCAATTAGGGAATGGAATGAGGCAATCTTTCTTTTACCCACCAAAGCAGGTAGGCCCAAGTATCTTTCAAAGCTAGATGTGGATTGGACACCTGCTAGCAGCAATATCTGTTGCTAAGTAATCTGAGCAGTGTTCTTACTAAAGAAAATAGCAGATTTATCCTTGTTTAGTACCTGTCCTGATCCTTTCTCATAAAGATCAAGGATATTTAGCACACACTTGATTTCTGCTTGGCAGAAAAGGAGACTGTCATCAGCAAAGAAAAGATGGTTCACAATGATTGGGCCTCTACCAATAGGAGCAGGAGTTAAGTTGCCACATGCCTCAGCTTGGTTTAGAAGAGAAGTGAGGGCTTCTACACAtaagataaaaagataaggggacaaagggtccccttgtcttagGCCCCTTGAAGGCACAAAAATCTGTTGAGGTTCTCCATTTACAAGAATTGAATAAGAGACAGAATTAAGGCAAGCTTGAATGATGTGGATCCAGTGGGAAGGAAAGTCCATCTTGATCATAATGGCTTCAATGAATTTCTACTCtaccctatcatatgccttgctcatgtccaatttaagggccataaaacctttttttccttgcattctTGAGTTCATAGAGTGTAGAATCTCATAGGCTACCATGGTATTGTCAGATATTAGCCTTTCAGGTACAAAGGCACTCTGGTTGGGGGCAATGATCTGGGGCAGTATCTTTTTCAGTCTGTTAGCAATGGTTTTGGACACAATCTTGTATAATACATTACAAAGACTGATGGGCCTGTAATCACTACTTTTATGGGACTTTTGACTTTGGGAATGAGTGAGATATATGTATCATTAACATCATTGAGCAAGCCCCCATGATTGAGGAACTTAAGAGCATAACTGCACACTTGGTCACCAACTACCTCCCAATGTTTTTGGTAGAACTGAGCAGGgaacccatcaggacctggCGACCCTAAGGGGTTCATATGAAATACTGTTGCATTGATTTCTTCCCTACTGAAAGGATTTAAAAGCCAGGCCTTCATGTCCATAGCTAGTCTAGTATCCAGTGCAATCAAACATTGTTCAACAGATGAAGGATGGGAAGTGGtaaaaagagaggagaaataACCTGTGATGACCTCTCCAATTTCTGACTGTTTTGTAACACTTCTTCCTTGGGAGTCCTCTATGCACTTGATTGCAttaattttccttctttggttTGCCTGCATGTGAAAGTATTGAGTGTTCCTATCCCCATGTTTAAGCCAGTGTTGTTTCACTCTTTGTTTCCACTTGCTATCATTTGATGTTATGGATGATACCACCTCCCCTTGAATAAGTTTCATAGCTATTAAGTGCTCACCTGTACCTGTATTCTGAAGATGCCCAATGCTTTGTTTCCCCTTTAAAATAACCATCTCTTCTTGTTGCTTTAGCGTCTGCCTCCAGGTCAACAGATCCTTTTGGCAGAATTCAAGCTTAGTACTTAGTAGTTTGGCCTTACTATCTGTTATACAAGTTTTCTGCCATGCCTCACTCACCACCTGCTTGCATTCTTCCTTCAGTTCCCAGGCCAATTCATATCTGAAACACCATCTTTTCCTCTTCATCCCATGATTGGTGTTATGTAAGCTGATTGACAAGGGAGAATGATCAGACATAATGGCAGGGAGAACATTGCATACTCCCTGGGTATAGATATCATTCCATTCCTTGTTTCCAAAGGccctatcaattttttcttttgtaaaatccCTGCCATTTCTATTGTTCGACCAAGTAAATTCCTGTCCATGTGAGTGGATGTCATTGAGACCACAGCAATCCACAGCTTGTCTGAACTCCTCAATCTGTTTATATGGTCTGCTAGCTCCACCTATCTTTTCACATTCATGGaggatctcattaaaatcccccgCACATAACCAAGCTATAGGGCTAGTTGGTTTGAGCATCCTTAACAGTTGCCAACTACTAATTCTTTTCCCTGTGTCTGGATGTCCGTAGAAACCTGTGAATTGCCATGTTGGTCCACTTGTTTCCTCCTGGATCAAAGCACTAATATGCCATCTTGtataattgataattttaacACTCCATTCCTCTTTCCAAAGAAGAGCAATACCCCCACTGAATCCCACACAGTCCACTGAGAAGCATCCGTCCATCTGCATGCATCTCCTAACTACCTCCATCCTATTCCTTCTACATTTAGTTTCCACTAGGTAAACTACATTGGGGTACTTTTCCTTAGTTAAATTCCTTAGGACATTAACTgtctgagggttcccaagccctcggcagttccacaccAAGATGCTCATTGATGATGGCAGGGCTGGGAGCCAGCCTCTGCCTCATCCATGGTAATTCCTTTGTTATCATAACATCTCTTTGTCTTCTTTGCAAAACCTTCCTGTAGAGATGAACTCCTTTTGCAACCCCTTGCATATCTGTTCCTCGCAATACCCTTTGGATTTTCAGCTAAGTTGGCTTTACCATTGCCTTCTATGCTTTCTGTATTAGTATCACTTTTACgagctttccttttccatttcttcaaattaCTCATACCATTAACATTAATCGATGCCATGGTAATATCTTTGCCACGTAACATATCCAGGGACatccttttattttgatcatactctTTAAAGCCACTTACCTCAACAGTAGGAGTTATCACAATGCCTTTTGTAATTTCCCGCCCTTCTACTTCACAAACTAAAACCTTTGTAGGACCATGAGGGATATAATTACCTGAAGTTGGGTTGGCTACATCAGCCATCCCCACTTGGGGACCATGATTGTCTTGGAGGACAAAAGGTTTTAAAAACCTATCACCCTCCTGTACAGAGGTAGTCTGTGCATGGTCAGAGAGTTGACTTACCTCCTTTTTTCCAAACATGTTCCCGAGGCATAGATCATTAGGAGTTCCTACTCCTTCTATGCCCTCAGTTGATGGCTGGTCTGGGCCTGCCCGAAAaccttcttctttattttccgCTGTCACATTCTCCTTCTCCTTCGCCACCTTTTCTGGATAGACCTCTGTTACCTTGTGTATTGAAACTTCTTGGGCCAAATTGCCCTCTCCACCTTGCTGACCTCTCTGTTGATTGTTTCCGCCCTTACAGCCACCATATCTTCGTGTAtcaaaaatgtttgtgttcTTGGGTTGTCCTCGAAGCCATGGACCAAACTGAGTAGAAACCTGTGTGTCTCCTTGATGAGTAGTACGTGATCTCAAGCACCCTTTTCCTTTGTGACTAAGAACAccacaatgaaaacaaaagttCTGTAGTCTTTCATATTTAATTGAAATCCAGTGTTGTTTATCGTCAAGCTTTAACCATTTCCCTCGTAACAATGGTTTGTTGAGGTCCACAGCTACCCTTACTCTGAGGCACCTCCCCCATGCACGACCATCTGTCTCCGCCTCAACTCTAATGACATGGCCTATGGACTCTGCAAACTACTCTCCAAAACTTTCTGTCATAACTGAAAGTGGAAGGTTATGTAGTTGTATCCATAAAGGCTCAAAACGAAATTGCAGTGCCTCTATGGATACATTGTCATCCACCTCCATCATGGTGAGTAGGTGTCTGTCAAAGAACCATGGACGTTCACTCAAGACCTTATCTTTGTCTTCTATCTTTTGAAACTCGATCAGAAATGCTTGTTCACCCAGCTCCTTAAAGGTTACCCAGCCTTCCAACCTCCATATCTGGGACATTGTAGTTCTAAAACCATCGCTATTAACTCCCTTCTCGGTCAGAGCCTTCCCCACTATACAGTATTGGCCCCATTCCTCCTCTCTGTTTGCATTTCCTTGTTTGAAATGGAAACATTCGCTCTCTTCTTTGGagagttgtaatgataaaatgtcaaaaactacatgattaaattGCTAAAGTGAGtgatttgtttaaccaaaatgtgaatgagcatttaattatgtagtaatttttaatacttgactcaatgttaaattctgattaatatcccaaattttattttgataatttacttATGTTGCAGGGCATCGTGGCTTCACTGCGAGAATTTGGTGTTGCAAAACGCAGAGCTGCAGGGACGTGAAACGCAGACCAAGTGGAACGAACTGGGCTGGAACGAACTGGGCGGAACCGAAGGCATGAAAAGCTGGGCTGCAGAGAGAACGAAACGCAGAAGGCTTAGAACGAAACTCACGTGGGCTGGCTCAAAACGCAAGCAACGAAGGCATGAAATGCAAGAGACGTGCGGGAGCTGAAACGAAACGTACGCACGCACGCAAGGCAGATTAAAACGCGGGAGTTGAGACGTGCGGGAGTTGAGACGTGCGAGAGTCAAAACGCACGCAGGGACGCATGAAACGGgggttcttttttttcttcagataTTTTAGTAGCAGTTTTTggattttagagtttttttttccgCAAGTCTTCTTCCGCccagttttttttcttcttttcagttttattttcgCACAgtgttcatcttcctcttcaatttatttttccagttcaatttatttttctgcaagtttgtatgtttttgggttttgaatttCAGCATATCTGATtgatacagtatatttttattcagtgaATTTCAGTTGAAACAGTATATggtgatattagattttaattttcttgagcattttgttaatctagagatgataggctagatttttagcttgggattcaatgagtaacccgtgactatttgggattagatttacttcaatatttagtgcttttgatgattaacttgatggattatatctcaatgtgcatctagaaaatattagagttctttgttcttggtttagatcaattgttgacgtaaaggcacaattgatacttgaacaagtaacatgactttaataattttctttcattttctatgattgttatataatttatcaagtagttttattaaaataaaattgtggttcattgttatattatccgactatgatttctaggaatgagaaaatggtcgagagaaaataaaaagagaagtaaatccatcatcaaattagtgggtgaaaattgcatcccaagtgtttgtttaattgtttcttacaagtttaagtcaacttccatacgattctttaaatccctttaatcttagcaattttagaaaaatagattctcttttattttcagctttgcttatgcttgaacgtcccgacaatttcactcataattcactCTACACTCCCATAGTAAATATCCACATTTAGGTgttaatattgttagtggttaagtttaggaatttatttctctttgctgattattttaaattttcgtgtcactccaaacggtaatatgtggtcttgcgaaaatgaaa
Protein-coding sequences here:
- the LOC118348665 gene encoding uncharacterized protein LOC118348665, with protein sequence MSILVWNCRGLGNPQTVNVLRNLTKEKYPNVVYLVETKCRRNRMEVVRRCMQMDGCFSVDCVGFSGGIALLWKEEWSVKIINYTRWHISALIQEETSGPTWQFTGFYGHPDTGKRISSWQLLRMLKPTSPIAWLCAGDFNEILHECEKIGGASRPYKQIEEFRQAVDCCGLNDIHSHGQEFTWSNNRNGRDFTKEKIDRAFGNKEWNDIYTQGVCNVLPAIMSDHSPLSISLHNTNHGMKRKRWCFRYELAWELKEECKQVVSEAWQKTCITDSKAKLLSTKLEFCQKDLLTWRQTLKQQEEMVILKGKQSIGHLQNTGTGEHLIAMKLIQGEVVSSITSNDSKWKQRVKQHWLKHGDRNTQYFHMQANQRRKINAIKCIEDSQGRSVTKQSEIGEVITGYFSSLFTTSHPSSVEQCLIALDTRLAMDMKAWLLNPFSREEINATVFHMNPLGSPGPDGFPAQFYQKHWEIFVPSRGLRQGDPLSPYLFILCVEALTSLLNQAEACGNLTPAPIGRGPIIVNHLFFADDSLLFCQAEIKCVLNILDLYEKGSGQILLLAGVQSTSSFERYLGLPALVGKRKIASFHSLIDRTWTRVSNWRTKFLSAAGKDILLKAILQAIPTYAMGMFLLPVSITRKLNQILRKFWWGFNEYSSKIQWVKWKQLSGSKEMGGLGFRDLRCFNLALLSKQGWRILQNPTSLVAQVLKQKYLNKGDLLEAKLGTRPSFAWRGIHASLTLLKKGLIWRVGNGQKINIWQDRWIPSLPAQKILTPREGDCWCDKVSDIIEPHLKQWQEPLLCELFTPQEIEGIKAIPISLGGREDILIWQFSQNNKYTVKSGYHLSKDMEREQEGESSRKKRDCQVWKTIWKLNVPRATKMFIWKACSEVLPTLANLKRRKVVEDNLCLICNQEPETSGHALWGCIGARDVWCQGPMKV